One genomic segment of Balaenoptera musculus isolate JJ_BM4_2016_0621 chromosome 11, mBalMus1.pri.v3, whole genome shotgun sequence includes these proteins:
- the SLC6A20 gene encoding sodium- and chloride-dependent transporter XTRP3 isoform X3, whose translation MDEARPLWATPLQFVFACISYAVGLGNVWRFPYLCQMYGGGVASVVVSFFLSMYYNVINAWAFWYLFHSFQDPLPWSVCPLNGNRTGYDEECEKASSTQYFWYRKTLNISPSIQESGAVQWEPALCLILAWLLVYLCILRGTESTGKVVYFTALLPYCVLMIYLVRGLTLHGATNGLAYMFTPKMEQLANPKAWINAATQIFFSLGLGFGSLIAFASYNEPSNDCQKHTVIVSIINSSTSIFASVVTFSIYGFKATFNYESCLNKVILLLTNSFDLEDGFLTVSNLEEVKSYLASAYPSKYSEVFPQIKNCSLESELETAVQGTGLAFIVYTEAIKNMEVSQLWSVLYFFMLLMLGIGSMLGNTAAILTPLTDSKVISSYLPKEAISGLVCLVNCAIGLVFTMEAGNYWFDIFNDYAATLSLLLIVLVETVAVCYLYGLRRFESDLKAMTGHALNWYWKAMWGGVSPLLIISLFVFYLSDYIITGTLQYQAWDASQGQLVTKDYPPYALAIIGLLVASSTMCIPLGALGTFIVRHLKRGDTASVA comes from the exons GCGTGGCCAGTGTGGTGGtgtccttcttcctctccatgtACTACAATGTCATCAACGCCTGGGCCTTCTGGTACCTCTTCCACTCCTTCCAG GATCCCCTGCCGTGGTCCGTGTGCCCACTGAATGGCAACCGTACGGGCTACGATGAGGAGTGTGAGAAGGCTTCCTCGACGCAGTACTTCTGGTACCGGAAAACCCTCAACATCTCGCCGTCCATCCAGGAGAGCGGGGCAGTGCAGTGGGAGCCGGCGCTGTGCCTCATTCTGGCCTGGCTCCTGGTGTACTTGTGCATCCTGCGGGGCACGGAGTCCACCGGCAAG GTGGTGTACTTCACTGCGTTGCTGCCCTACTGCGTGCTCATGATCTACCTGGTCAGGGGCCTCACGCTCCACGGAGCCACCAACGGCCTGGCATACATGTTCACTCCCAAG ATGGAGCAGCTGGCCAACCCCAAGGCCTGGATCAACGCAGCCACCCAGATCTTCTTCTCGCTCGGCTTGGGGTTCGGCAGCCTCATCGCCTTCGCCAGCTACAACGAGCCCTCCAACGACTGCCAGAAGCACACCGTCATCGTGTCCATCATCAACAGCTCCACCTCCATCTTTGCCAGCGTCGTCACCTTCTCCATCTATGGCTTCAAGGCCACCTTCAACTACGAAAGCTGCTTGAACAA GGTGATTCTGCTGCTGACCAATTCTTTCGACCTTGAAGATGGCTTTTTGACAGTCAGCAACCTGGAGGAGGTGAAAAGTTACCTGGCGTCTGCCTACCCCAGCAAGTACAGCGAGGTGTTCCCACAGATTAAAAACTGCAGCTTGGAATCGGAGCTGGAAACG GCTGTCCAAGGCACCGGCCTGGCTTTCATCGTCTACACAGAGGCCATTAAAAACATGGAGGTGTCCCAGCTGTGGTCGGTGCTCTACTTCTTCATGCTGCTGATGCTGGGCATTGGAAGCATGCTGGGGAACACGGCCGCCATCCTCACCCCTCTGACCGACAGCAAGGTCATCTCCAGCTACCTGCCCAAGGAGGCAATCTCAG GTCTGGTGTGCCTCGTCAACTGTGCCATCGGCTTGGTGTTCACCATGGAGGCCGGCAACTACTGGTTCGACATCTTCAACGACTACGCTGCCACGCTGTCCCTGCTGCTCATTGTCCTGGTGGAGACGGTCGCCGTGTGTTACCTGTACGGACTGAGGCG ATTCGAAAGCGACCTGAAGGCTATGACTGGACACGCTCTGAACTGGTACTGGAAGGCCATGTGGGGCGGCGTGAGCCCGCTGCTCATCATCAGCCTCTTCGTCTTCTACCTGAGTGACTACATCATCACGGGGACCCTGCAGTACCAAGCCTGGGACGCCTCCCAG GGCCAGCTTGTGACCAAGGACTACCCACCGTATGCACTGGCCATCATTGGGCTGCTCGTGGCCTCCTCTACCATGTGCATCcccctgggggccctggggacTTTCATCGTGCGCCACCTCAAGCGGGGAGACACAGCCTCCGTGGCCTGA
- the SLC6A20 gene encoding sodium- and chloride-dependent transporter XTRP3 isoform X2, giving the protein MDEARPLWATPLQFVFACISYAVGLGNVWRFPYLCQMYGGGSFLVPYIIMLAVEGMPLLYLELAVGQRMRQGSIGAWRTISPYLSGVGVASVVVSFFLSMYYNVINAWAFWYLFHSFQDPLPWSVCPLNGNRTGYDEECEKASSTQYFWYRKTLNISPSIQESGAVQWEPALCLILAWLLVYLCILRGTESTGKVVYFTALLPYCVLMIYLVRGLTLHGATNGLAYMFTPKMEQLANPKAWINAATQIFFSLGLGFGSLIAFASYNEPSNDCQKHTVIVSIINSSTSIFASVVTFSIYGFKATFNYESCLNKVILLLTNSFDLEDGFLTVSNLEEVKSYLASAYPSKYSEVFPQIKNCSLESELETAVQGTGLAFIVYTEAIKNMEVSQLWSVLYFFMLLMLGIGSMLGNTAAILTPLTDSKVISSYLPKEAISGLVCLVNCAIGLVFTMEAGNYWFDIFNDYAATLSLLLIVLVETVAVCYLYGLRRFESDLKAMTGHALNWYWKAMWGGVSPLLIISLFVFYLSDYIITGTLQYQAWDASQIPTVRKQL; this is encoded by the exons GTAGCTTCCTGGTGCCCTACATCATCATGCTCGCCGTGGAGGGCATGCCGCTCCTGTACCTGGAACTGGCCGTGGGGCAGCGCATGCGCCAGGGCAGCATCGGCGCCTGGAGGACCATCAGCCCCTACCTCAGTGGCGTTG GCGTGGCCAGTGTGGTGGtgtccttcttcctctccatgtACTACAATGTCATCAACGCCTGGGCCTTCTGGTACCTCTTCCACTCCTTCCAG GATCCCCTGCCGTGGTCCGTGTGCCCACTGAATGGCAACCGTACGGGCTACGATGAGGAGTGTGAGAAGGCTTCCTCGACGCAGTACTTCTGGTACCGGAAAACCCTCAACATCTCGCCGTCCATCCAGGAGAGCGGGGCAGTGCAGTGGGAGCCGGCGCTGTGCCTCATTCTGGCCTGGCTCCTGGTGTACTTGTGCATCCTGCGGGGCACGGAGTCCACCGGCAAG GTGGTGTACTTCACTGCGTTGCTGCCCTACTGCGTGCTCATGATCTACCTGGTCAGGGGCCTCACGCTCCACGGAGCCACCAACGGCCTGGCATACATGTTCACTCCCAAG ATGGAGCAGCTGGCCAACCCCAAGGCCTGGATCAACGCAGCCACCCAGATCTTCTTCTCGCTCGGCTTGGGGTTCGGCAGCCTCATCGCCTTCGCCAGCTACAACGAGCCCTCCAACGACTGCCAGAAGCACACCGTCATCGTGTCCATCATCAACAGCTCCACCTCCATCTTTGCCAGCGTCGTCACCTTCTCCATCTATGGCTTCAAGGCCACCTTCAACTACGAAAGCTGCTTGAACAA GGTGATTCTGCTGCTGACCAATTCTTTCGACCTTGAAGATGGCTTTTTGACAGTCAGCAACCTGGAGGAGGTGAAAAGTTACCTGGCGTCTGCCTACCCCAGCAAGTACAGCGAGGTGTTCCCACAGATTAAAAACTGCAGCTTGGAATCGGAGCTGGAAACG GCTGTCCAAGGCACCGGCCTGGCTTTCATCGTCTACACAGAGGCCATTAAAAACATGGAGGTGTCCCAGCTGTGGTCGGTGCTCTACTTCTTCATGCTGCTGATGCTGGGCATTGGAAGCATGCTGGGGAACACGGCCGCCATCCTCACCCCTCTGACCGACAGCAAGGTCATCTCCAGCTACCTGCCCAAGGAGGCAATCTCAG GTCTGGTGTGCCTCGTCAACTGTGCCATCGGCTTGGTGTTCACCATGGAGGCCGGCAACTACTGGTTCGACATCTTCAACGACTACGCTGCCACGCTGTCCCTGCTGCTCATTGTCCTGGTGGAGACGGTCGCCGTGTGTTACCTGTACGGACTGAGGCG ATTCGAAAGCGACCTGAAGGCTATGACTGGACACGCTCTGAACTGGTACTGGAAGGCCATGTGGGGCGGCGTGAGCCCGCTGCTCATCATCAGCCTCTTCGTCTTCTACCTGAGTGACTACATCATCACGGGGACCCTGCAGTACCAAGCCTGGGACGCCTCCCAG
- the SLC6A20 gene encoding sodium- and chloride-dependent transporter XTRP3 isoform X1, whose amino-acid sequence MDEARPLWATPLQFVFACISYAVGLGNVWRFPYLCQMYGGGSFLVPYIIMLAVEGMPLLYLELAVGQRMRQGSIGAWRTISPYLSGVGVASVVVSFFLSMYYNVINAWAFWYLFHSFQDPLPWSVCPLNGNRTGYDEECEKASSTQYFWYRKTLNISPSIQESGAVQWEPALCLILAWLLVYLCILRGTESTGKVVYFTALLPYCVLMIYLVRGLTLHGATNGLAYMFTPKMEQLANPKAWINAATQIFFSLGLGFGSLIAFASYNEPSNDCQKHTVIVSIINSSTSIFASVVTFSIYGFKATFNYESCLNKVILLLTNSFDLEDGFLTVSNLEEVKSYLASAYPSKYSEVFPQIKNCSLESELETAVQGTGLAFIVYTEAIKNMEVSQLWSVLYFFMLLMLGIGSMLGNTAAILTPLTDSKVISSYLPKEAISGLVCLVNCAIGLVFTMEAGNYWFDIFNDYAATLSLLLIVLVETVAVCYLYGLRRFESDLKAMTGHALNWYWKAMWGGVSPLLIISLFVFYLSDYIITGTLQYQAWDASQGQLVTKDYPPYALAIIGLLVASSTMCIPLGALGTFIVRHLKRGDTASVA is encoded by the exons GTAGCTTCCTGGTGCCCTACATCATCATGCTCGCCGTGGAGGGCATGCCGCTCCTGTACCTGGAACTGGCCGTGGGGCAGCGCATGCGCCAGGGCAGCATCGGCGCCTGGAGGACCATCAGCCCCTACCTCAGTGGCGTTG GCGTGGCCAGTGTGGTGGtgtccttcttcctctccatgtACTACAATGTCATCAACGCCTGGGCCTTCTGGTACCTCTTCCACTCCTTCCAG GATCCCCTGCCGTGGTCCGTGTGCCCACTGAATGGCAACCGTACGGGCTACGATGAGGAGTGTGAGAAGGCTTCCTCGACGCAGTACTTCTGGTACCGGAAAACCCTCAACATCTCGCCGTCCATCCAGGAGAGCGGGGCAGTGCAGTGGGAGCCGGCGCTGTGCCTCATTCTGGCCTGGCTCCTGGTGTACTTGTGCATCCTGCGGGGCACGGAGTCCACCGGCAAG GTGGTGTACTTCACTGCGTTGCTGCCCTACTGCGTGCTCATGATCTACCTGGTCAGGGGCCTCACGCTCCACGGAGCCACCAACGGCCTGGCATACATGTTCACTCCCAAG ATGGAGCAGCTGGCCAACCCCAAGGCCTGGATCAACGCAGCCACCCAGATCTTCTTCTCGCTCGGCTTGGGGTTCGGCAGCCTCATCGCCTTCGCCAGCTACAACGAGCCCTCCAACGACTGCCAGAAGCACACCGTCATCGTGTCCATCATCAACAGCTCCACCTCCATCTTTGCCAGCGTCGTCACCTTCTCCATCTATGGCTTCAAGGCCACCTTCAACTACGAAAGCTGCTTGAACAA GGTGATTCTGCTGCTGACCAATTCTTTCGACCTTGAAGATGGCTTTTTGACAGTCAGCAACCTGGAGGAGGTGAAAAGTTACCTGGCGTCTGCCTACCCCAGCAAGTACAGCGAGGTGTTCCCACAGATTAAAAACTGCAGCTTGGAATCGGAGCTGGAAACG GCTGTCCAAGGCACCGGCCTGGCTTTCATCGTCTACACAGAGGCCATTAAAAACATGGAGGTGTCCCAGCTGTGGTCGGTGCTCTACTTCTTCATGCTGCTGATGCTGGGCATTGGAAGCATGCTGGGGAACACGGCCGCCATCCTCACCCCTCTGACCGACAGCAAGGTCATCTCCAGCTACCTGCCCAAGGAGGCAATCTCAG GTCTGGTGTGCCTCGTCAACTGTGCCATCGGCTTGGTGTTCACCATGGAGGCCGGCAACTACTGGTTCGACATCTTCAACGACTACGCTGCCACGCTGTCCCTGCTGCTCATTGTCCTGGTGGAGACGGTCGCCGTGTGTTACCTGTACGGACTGAGGCG ATTCGAAAGCGACCTGAAGGCTATGACTGGACACGCTCTGAACTGGTACTGGAAGGCCATGTGGGGCGGCGTGAGCCCGCTGCTCATCATCAGCCTCTTCGTCTTCTACCTGAGTGACTACATCATCACGGGGACCCTGCAGTACCAAGCCTGGGACGCCTCCCAG GGCCAGCTTGTGACCAAGGACTACCCACCGTATGCACTGGCCATCATTGGGCTGCTCGTGGCCTCCTCTACCATGTGCATCcccctgggggccctggggacTTTCATCGTGCGCCACCTCAAGCGGGGAGACACAGCCTCCGTGGCCTGA
- the SLC6A20 gene encoding sodium- and chloride-dependent transporter XTRP3 isoform X4, translating to MLAVEGMPLLYLELAVGQRMRQGSIGAWRTISPYLSGVGVASVVVSFFLSMYYNVINAWAFWYLFHSFQDPLPWSVCPLNGNRTGYDEECEKASSTQYFWYRKTLNISPSIQESGAVQWEPALCLILAWLLVYLCILRGTESTGKVVYFTALLPYCVLMIYLVRGLTLHGATNGLAYMFTPKMEQLANPKAWINAATQIFFSLGLGFGSLIAFASYNEPSNDCQKHTVIVSIINSSTSIFASVVTFSIYGFKATFNYESCLNKVILLLTNSFDLEDGFLTVSNLEEVKSYLASAYPSKYSEVFPQIKNCSLESELETAVQGTGLAFIVYTEAIKNMEVSQLWSVLYFFMLLMLGIGSMLGNTAAILTPLTDSKVISSYLPKEAISGLVCLVNCAIGLVFTMEAGNYWFDIFNDYAATLSLLLIVLVETVAVCYLYGLRRFESDLKAMTGHALNWYWKAMWGGVSPLLIISLFVFYLSDYIITGTLQYQAWDASQGQLVTKDYPPYALAIIGLLVASSTMCIPLGALGTFIVRHLKRGDTASVA from the exons ATGCTCGCCGTGGAGGGCATGCCGCTCCTGTACCTGGAACTGGCCGTGGGGCAGCGCATGCGCCAGGGCAGCATCGGCGCCTGGAGGACCATCAGCCCCTACCTCAGTGGCGTTG GCGTGGCCAGTGTGGTGGtgtccttcttcctctccatgtACTACAATGTCATCAACGCCTGGGCCTTCTGGTACCTCTTCCACTCCTTCCAG GATCCCCTGCCGTGGTCCGTGTGCCCACTGAATGGCAACCGTACGGGCTACGATGAGGAGTGTGAGAAGGCTTCCTCGACGCAGTACTTCTGGTACCGGAAAACCCTCAACATCTCGCCGTCCATCCAGGAGAGCGGGGCAGTGCAGTGGGAGCCGGCGCTGTGCCTCATTCTGGCCTGGCTCCTGGTGTACTTGTGCATCCTGCGGGGCACGGAGTCCACCGGCAAG GTGGTGTACTTCACTGCGTTGCTGCCCTACTGCGTGCTCATGATCTACCTGGTCAGGGGCCTCACGCTCCACGGAGCCACCAACGGCCTGGCATACATGTTCACTCCCAAG ATGGAGCAGCTGGCCAACCCCAAGGCCTGGATCAACGCAGCCACCCAGATCTTCTTCTCGCTCGGCTTGGGGTTCGGCAGCCTCATCGCCTTCGCCAGCTACAACGAGCCCTCCAACGACTGCCAGAAGCACACCGTCATCGTGTCCATCATCAACAGCTCCACCTCCATCTTTGCCAGCGTCGTCACCTTCTCCATCTATGGCTTCAAGGCCACCTTCAACTACGAAAGCTGCTTGAACAA GGTGATTCTGCTGCTGACCAATTCTTTCGACCTTGAAGATGGCTTTTTGACAGTCAGCAACCTGGAGGAGGTGAAAAGTTACCTGGCGTCTGCCTACCCCAGCAAGTACAGCGAGGTGTTCCCACAGATTAAAAACTGCAGCTTGGAATCGGAGCTGGAAACG GCTGTCCAAGGCACCGGCCTGGCTTTCATCGTCTACACAGAGGCCATTAAAAACATGGAGGTGTCCCAGCTGTGGTCGGTGCTCTACTTCTTCATGCTGCTGATGCTGGGCATTGGAAGCATGCTGGGGAACACGGCCGCCATCCTCACCCCTCTGACCGACAGCAAGGTCATCTCCAGCTACCTGCCCAAGGAGGCAATCTCAG GTCTGGTGTGCCTCGTCAACTGTGCCATCGGCTTGGTGTTCACCATGGAGGCCGGCAACTACTGGTTCGACATCTTCAACGACTACGCTGCCACGCTGTCCCTGCTGCTCATTGTCCTGGTGGAGACGGTCGCCGTGTGTTACCTGTACGGACTGAGGCG ATTCGAAAGCGACCTGAAGGCTATGACTGGACACGCTCTGAACTGGTACTGGAAGGCCATGTGGGGCGGCGTGAGCCCGCTGCTCATCATCAGCCTCTTCGTCTTCTACCTGAGTGACTACATCATCACGGGGACCCTGCAGTACCAAGCCTGGGACGCCTCCCAG GGCCAGCTTGTGACCAAGGACTACCCACCGTATGCACTGGCCATCATTGGGCTGCTCGTGGCCTCCTCTACCATGTGCATCcccctgggggccctggggacTTTCATCGTGCGCCACCTCAAGCGGGGAGACACAGCCTCCGTGGCCTGA